A stretch of Lathyrus oleraceus cultivar Zhongwan6 chromosome 6, CAAS_Psat_ZW6_1.0, whole genome shotgun sequence DNA encodes these proteins:
- the LOC127095100 gene encoding terpene synthase 10: MMFNKIENEVDQLEFIDVIQRLGVAYHFSNEIRNILDIIYNNQTSKLEKNLHATALKFRLLRQHHYDISTDVFDSFQDELSGFKKDQILDVEGVEGILSMYEASFHSFEDETILDEARDFTSKFLKDFLNQNGDSHLSLQISHALELPLHWRVPRWEASCFINIYEKQQNKNDVLLHFAKLDFNILQSVYQEELKYTSRWWKETEIGEKLRFVRDRFVENFIWNVGMSFNPEFEYFRKVLTKANALITIIDDVYDVYGTLEELELFTEAIERWDLNAIDSLPDYMQICYQTLYNYVNEVEFEMLNKTGYSIAPYLKREWAGLCKVYMTEAKWYHSGYTPSFEEYIENAWISISAPLMLIHAYFVIPNSFKVEDLHLLEENSDMIRYSAMILRLANDHSILKREIETGDIPKSIQCYMMETGASETEAREHVKSMMDTIWKKMNKEACSSAFSKNFIELSINLGRMALFIYQHGDGHTIQDPEIQNRIQSLIWNHIPIISTKCIPFMCGRILVGVNLRLRKPCDLELKKLYNTNSISHVDKISTIHSFRQYIYKLLLSTTVYNF; this comes from the exons ATGATGTTCAACAAAATAGAAAATGAGGTTGACCAATTGGAGTTTATTGATGTAATCCAAAGACTTGGAGTGGCTTACCATTTCAGTAATGAAATAAGGAACATATTGGACATTATTTACAACAATCAAACATCAAAGTTGGAGAAGAATTTACATGCCACAGCACTCAAGTTTAGACTCTTGAGACAACATCATTATGACATATCTACAG ATGTTTTTGATTCCTTTCAAGATGAACTGTCTGGTTTTAAGAAAGACCAAATACTTGATGTTGAGGGTGTTGAGGGAATATTGTCAATGTATGAAGCCTCATTTCATTCATTTGAAGATGAAACAATATTAGATGAAGCAAGAGATTTCACATCGAAGTTTCTCAAAGATTTTTTGAATCAAAATGGAGATAGTCATTTGTCACTTCAAATAAGTCATGCTTTGGAGCTTCCGCTACATTGGAGAGTTCCTCGATGGGAGGCTAGTTGTTTCATCAATATATACGAAAAACAACAAAATAAGAATGATGTTTTGCTTCACTTTGCTAAATtggatttcaacattcttcaaAGCGTCTACCAAGAAGAACTAAAATATACGTCGAG ATGGTGGAAAGAAACTGAAATTGGAGAAAAGTTGAGATTTGTTAGGGACAGGTTTGTTGAGAACTTTATTTGGAACGTGGGAATGAGTTTCAATCCAGAATTTGAATATTTTCGAAAAGTTCTGACTAAAGCCAATGCTTTAATTACCATAATTGATGATGTTTATGATGTGTATGGAACCTTGGAAGAACTAGAGCTCTTTACAGAAGCAATTGAAAG aTGGGATCTAAATGCCATAGATTCTCTACCAGACTACATGCAAATATGCTATCAAACGCTCTATAACTATGTCAATgaagttgaatttgaaatgtTGAACAAAACTGGGTACTCTATCGCTCCATACCTAAAAAGAGAA TGGGCAGGTTTATGTAAAGTATACATGACTGAAGCAAAGTGGTATCACAGTGGATATACTCCAAGCTTTGAGGAATATATAGAAAATGCATGGATATCTATAAGTGCACCTCTTATGCTTATTCATGCTTATTTTGTGATTCCAAATTCATTCAAAGTGGAAGACTTGCATCTTTTAGAAGAAAACTCCGACATGATTCGATATTCAGCAATGATTTTACGTCTTGCTAATGA TCATTCTATTTTGAAGCGTGAAATTGAGACAGGGGATATTCCAAAGTCCATTCAATGTTATATGATGGAAACTGGTGCTTCTGAAACAGAGGCTCGTGAGCATGTAAAGTCTATGATGGATACAATTTGGAAGAAGATGAATAAAGAAGCTTGTAGTTCAGCTTTCTCAAAAAATTTCATAGAACTTTCGATAAATCTGGGTAGAATGGCATTATTCATTTACCAGCATGGAGATGGTCATACCATTCAAGATCCAGAAATCCAGAATCGTATACAATCATTAATTTGGAATCACATTCCTATTATATCTACAAAAT GCATTCCATTCATGTGCGGGAGAATACTCGTTGGAGTTAATCTTCGACTTAGAAAGCCATGTGACCTAGAG CTAAAGAAACTCTACAACACAAATTCCATCTCTCACGTGGATAAAATATCCACTATTCATAGCTTTCGTCAGTACATCTACAAGTTGCTTTTGAGTACTACAGTGTACAACTTCTAG